CGGGCGATCTCCTCGCGGAGCCCGACCCGGAGGGATCGGTCCAGCGCCGAGAGGGGTTCATCGAGCAGCAGCACGTCCGGTTCGGGGGCGAGCGCCCGGGCGAGTTCGACGCGACGCTTCTGCCCGCCGCTCAACTCGCTGGGGTACGCCTCCCGCTGTTCCGGCAGGTCGACGAGTTCCAGGAACCGGGTAACGACTTCCTCGCGATGTCCCGGCGGAACGTCGCGGGCCTTCAGCCCGTATTCGACGTTCTCTTCGACCGTGAGGTGGGGAAAAAGCGTCGAGTGCTGGAAGACGATCCCGACCTGTCGAGCCTCGGGCGGATCGTCCGTGACGTCTGCTCCCCGCAGGCGGATCCGCCCGCCCGACGGCTGGACGTGACCCGCGACCGCCTGGACGATCGTCGTCTTGCCACAGCCGCTCGGACCGAGCACGGCGACCAGTTCGCCGGCCCCGACACCGATGGAGACGCCGTCGACGGCGAGCTCGTCGCCGTAGCGGTGCGTGAGGTCGTCGAGTTCGAGAATCACCGGTCGATCACCGTCGGCACGCGACCGAAGCGCTGGACGAGCGCGAGCACGCCGAGCGTGATCGCAAACAGCGCGAGTGCAAGCGGGACGATCGCGTCGATCCCGCCGGCGATGAACTCCACCCAGATCCGGGTGGGCATTGTTCGCGGGTTGTACGCGACCATCATGGTGGCGCCGAATTCCCCGATCGCCCGCGCGAACGTGAGGATGATCCCCGCGAGGATCGCCCCACGGGCCAGCGGCAGCGAGACGTTCCAGAACGTCGACACCGGTCCGTACCCCAGCGACCGCGAGGCCTGCTCGACCCGGACGTCGATCGCGCCGAACCCGGCCCGGGCGGTGATGATGACGAACGGGGCGGCGACGAACAGCTGTGCGAGGATCACGCCTGCGAGACTATCGGTAAGCGGGATCCCCGCGGCGGCGGCCGCCGAACCCAGGGGCGTAAACCGCCCGACTGCTGTCAGGATCATCGCGCCGCCGACGACCGGCGGGACGATCAGCGGCATGATCACCAGCGCCTCCACCAGCCGCTTGCCGGGGAACGACTTCCGGGCGAGGACGTACGCGAGTGGGACGCCGAGAACGGTCGCGATCGCGGTGGTGACCGGAGCAGTGAGAAGCGAGTTCCGGATCGCGAGCTGTGCCTCCGGCGTGGCCAGCCCCGAGAGCACGTCGGCGGTCCCGGTCCGGTAGAGGAACGTCACGAACGGCAACAGGAAGTACACGAGGATCAGCCCACCCAGCAGCGCGGGAACCAGCAGCTCGGGGACGCGGATCCCGCGCCACACCCGCGTTCGCCGTTCGAAGCTCACGGCTCTCCCTCCGTTCGCCGTTCGAAGCTCACGGCTCTCCCTCCGTTCGCCGTTCGAAGCTCACGGCTCCACCTCCCCGGGCGGCGCCCCGAACGCTCGCGGCAGCGAGTCGGGGACGCGGAGCCCGGCGTCGATCAGGAGGTCCGGCCTGTCCATCAGGAACGCCACGAGTTGCCGACCCGCGTCGGGGGTGTCGGCGTCGTCCGGGACTGCTGCGTTGTACAGGATCGGCCGCCCGACCGCCTCGTACCCCTCTTCGTCCGTGACGAACACCGCCGTCGCATAGTGGTCGGCCAACTCCGGTTCCGCGAAGTTGTACGCCGGCGGGAACTCGTGGAAGGGCATCCCGTGATCGACGGCCATGTTGCCGTAGACGACGGCGCCTGCTCGTGCACCCGTCGAGACGCCCGCCATCATCTGTGGCTCCTCTGGCTCCCGGTACGTCTGTTCGAGCATCTCCTCGCGGAACCCATCCAGTCCGTATTCCGTCTCGGCGAGTTCGAACGCCTGCACTGCCCGGTACCCCAGCGGATCCAGGTCCGGCTCGCCGATCGTGAGGTCACCCTCGGGCAGCCCCCGGACGAGATCGTACCACGGCTCGCCGCGTTCGAGCCCCGTTCCCAGGTCGGTGTTGGGGTTGTAGCCGATCCCGAGAACGTTCGTCGCGAACTCGACGTCCCAGTCGACGAACCCGTCGTACAGGCGGTCGCGGAGGAGCGTCGCGTCCGCGCTCACGACGACGTCCGGGTGTTTGGTCCTGTCCTCGACCATCCGCATCACCGCGTTCGACCCGTAATACTCGCCGTGGAGGGCGATGCCGGTCCGTTCCTCGAACGCCGGCCCGACGTGGTCCTCGAAGGTGTGCGCGAGGCTGCCCGCAGCCAGGACGCTCACCGATTCGGCGGCCGCCCCGAGACAGCCTGCAAGCGCCGGAAGGCCCGCCCCCACCGCCGCGATGCCTCCGCCGAGACCGCGGAGAAACCGGCGTCGACCTGGCCCATTGCCGGTTCCGCCCGGACCCGCGGCGGCGGAAAGACGGGATCGGTTTCCGGAGGGATCGGCGCCTTCGTGTCGCTCCATGTTTCAACTACTGACCTGGGGCACCATATAACCATCTGGGGTTATATAATTTTGAAAATTAACTTATTTTAGTTTCAATAAACTCGATACACCCCTCGAAACGCGGGAGTTCGTAACCGGTTCCGTTCCTGGATCGGCGTCAACGACCCGGAGGCCGACACGACGGGCGTCGCCTCGGAAAGACTCAAAGGGGTGTTTGTGCCTTGCCAGCTTATAGGGTACTCTCGCGCAGTCGTCAAGATATGCAGAGACGAACGCTTGCGGTCGTGGCGCTTGCGGTGCTGCTGCTCGGGGCCGGCTGTGTCGGTAGTGCACCGCTTTCCGACGACGCGGACTCGGCGGCGGTCGAAGAAGCGGCCGACGCGGAAGAAGCAGCCGAGGTCGCTGCTGACGACACTGCGGAGGACGCGGCGGTCGAAGTCGAAGGGGAGACGTTCGCGACGACGGCATCGACGGATTCGGCGACGGCCCCACAGCCGGCGCCGGACAGGGACCTGATATTCACCGGTAGTGTCGAGCTCGAAGTCGACTCTTATGAGACGGCTGACGGGGAGATCCGGGCGATCGTCGCGGATCACGACGGGTTCGTGAGCGACTCGGCCAGGCAGGTCCACGAACGCGACAACGAGACGTGGACCACCGGAGAGCTGGTCGTCCGGGTGCCCAGCGACTCCTTCGACGAGGCGGTCGAGGAGATCAGTGACGTCGGCGAGGTGCAGTCGGTGGCGACCGACTCCGAGGACGTGACCGACCAGCTGGTCGACATCGAGGCGCGCCTCGAGAACCTCCGGGCCGAGCGGGACCAGTACCGGAAGCTGTACGAGGAGGCCAACGAGACCGAGGACGTGCTCGCGGTCCAGGAGCGTCTCTCTGCCACACAGGAGGAGATCGAACGGCTCGAGGCCCGCCAGCGCGCGCTCGAACAGCAGGTCGCGTACGCGACGATCACCGTCTCGCTCGCCGAACCGACGCCCGAGCCGGAGCGGCCCGATCCCGACGCCTGGTACGACACGGCGGTGACGGAGGCGTTCCTCGAGTCGGTCTCGGGCGTGACGACTGTTCTGCGAGCGAGCGTCGTTGCGACGGCGTACGCGGCGCCGTACGCCCTGACGTTCGGAGCACCGTTCGTGGTCGCGCTCGGCGGGGTGCTCGTCTGGCGATCGCGACGGTGAGGCCGTCTTGACTCGCTGAATTTGCCTCAAAAGTGCGGGGTTGCTTCAAAAGCGCCGGTTCGCGTCGTCGTCGTGGCCAAGCGCCTGCCGCAGAAACGACATCCATCGCTTCCGGTCGGCCGCCTCCCTGCGTTGCTCTTCGGCTTCGAGGTCGACCGGCTCGAGCCCTTCGAGCGCCTCGAGTGCGCGATCGATTCCGACGATCGTCTCCGCAAGCTGTTCTCCCTCGGCGTAGCTCATCTCCTCGCTTTCGAGTCTGTCGAACCGCCTGCGGCGTTCCCGACGGAGGTTTCGCTTTGCGGTTTCGACCCGCTCGCGCTCGCCCGGGGGGATCGTCTCCCGGCGCTTGATCTCGAAGACGAACGACCGCAACTGGATCTGTTCGCCGTCGAGTTCGATCGTCTCCGGGATCGACGCGCCGACCGTGGCTGCCTCCCGGTTCACGCGCTCGAGCAGCCCCTTGCGCTTGTACTCTTTCACCGCGGATGTGAATTGACACCACGGACGCTTAAGCGTCTGGACATGGGAGTGTCAGCCGATGCTGGAACTGGAGCATGGCTTCCGGATCGTCGACGTGGGTGTGCGCCTCGATCCGGATCAGGAGGCAGTCACCCGGCGGGGACGGGACATCACCCCCGAACGGCTCGAACGGGAACTCCACCAGGCCGGAGTCGTTCGAGCGATCGTCGCGCCGGGCCCCAGAGAGTCGGGAGGATATCTCCGGTTGAACAACGCGGTCGCGCGCCTGAGCGTCGACCGGCCCTTCATGGCGTTCGCCCGGCTCGGGGGCCCCCGCGTCCCGGACTCGTCGACGCTCGGCCGGGTCCGGAACCTCGCAGTCAAGCGGGAGCCGTACCACGCCGATCCCGAAGACGTCGAGCAGTACGCCTACGACGACCGCTTTCACGGGTTCCTCCTCGATCCAGCCCAGGACGGGCTCCCCGAGAGCGACGTCCTCGAAATGCTTGCCGAGGTCGGTTCACCCGTGCTCGTCAGAGGTGGGGTCAGATTCCCCCCGCACGCGGTCGAGGAGTTCGTCCTCGACTACGAGTTTCCGGTCGTCCTCTCCGGGTTCGGCGGATTCCCCCTGAACCGCGAACTCATGGGGGCGGCGATCGAACTCCTGTCGGCACACGACGAACTGTACCTCGACACGCGGTTCGTCCGGTTCCGCGACCCGATGGAGCGGGCGCTCCGGGAACATCCCGATCGAGTGCTGTTCGCCAGCGGGGCGCCCGACTCCCATCCAGACGTGGCGGTGATGGAGATTCTCACCCTCGATGTCCCCGAGGACGCGATGCGTCGGGCGTTCTCGAAGAACCCCGGACGGGTGATATCGGGGCTCGCCGGGAGCGAGTGACGGGTCTCACGTCCGGACCCCACGGGTTCGGGTCGTTATCACGCTTAATTCTCATCGCCCCGACTTCCGGCGTGCGGCTCGGACTGGCCGGAACCGTTGCCGGACCGAGCGCCGCCGGAGGCGGAACTTTCGCTGCCCGTCGCCGGACCACCGAAGGCGGCTCCACTCCCGAACTCGTCCCACCGATCGAGCAGCACCGAGTGTGCCGTCGCTCCGTTCAGCTGCATGATGTACCGGAGGCTCTGTGTGTGGTGTTCGCGGGTGAGCACGTCGGTTCCGGGCTGATCGACCAGGTTGAGGTCGACCCGACCGAACCCCGAGAGGAACTCCCGGAGGTCCTCGGCGACCTCCGGGGTGATCCACTTGACTCGCTCGTAGTAGTTGACCGCCCGCACTGCGTCGGTGACGTCGGCGTTGGAGACCAGAAATTCCAGCCACTCCATCACGACGAGATCGCCCACGTAATCGCCCGGTAGCGACGTAAGGTATGGCTTCTCCTGGTTCGCCATTCCGCCGGTGTTGACGTACTCGTACCCCTCTTCGCCCTGTCTCCGGTTTCGCCTGCCGGCCGCCGCCGGATCCCGACCGGTCTCCGGGTCGAACCCTTGTCCCGCCGACACCGAATTCGGATCCTGTTCGGGATCCGGTTCCGGTTCCGTTTCAGACGTCGGATCCGACTTTTCTTCCATCTCGTTCGGGATCGGCTCGACCGACACTTCGTCTCTCTCGCGGGCATCGTCTGCCCAGTCGGCCTCTCCGGCGTCGTACTCCTCTTTTAGCTCGCTGAAACTCTTGTCTTCGTCGTTCATGTCGGTCTCCGTGGTGACGGTGTCGGTTGCGTCAGCCTCGTCGCCGAGTCCCTCGCCATCGTACCTTTCGCCGTCGACGAACGGGTTGGTTCTCTCGGCCACCATCTCGTGGGTGTCCAGCAGATTCTGGACGTCCTCCTCGATGTCCTCGACCGTCTCGGAGATTTCGGCGTTCTCCGATCGGACCGTCGTGACGGTCGAAGAGAGGGTCGCGACCTCGTTTTCCAGTTCGTCAAGCCGCTTTTCCAGCTCGTCGGTGTCGGTTCCTTCCTCGTCGTCGCCGGCGTCGTCGAAGTCGCCGTCGAGTGGGTCGTCATCCCCGTCGCCGGCGTCGTCGAAGTCGCCGTCGAGTGGGTCGTCATCCTCGTCGCCGGCGTCGTCGAAGTCGCCGTCGAGTGGGTCGCCATCCCCGCCGCCGTTGTTGAGGAGACGGTCGAGGATGCTAACCCCGACGAGTCCGAGCGTGGCCGCCAGCCACGCGACGGTCGTCGCGGGCACGACCGGCGTTTCGATACCCATTACCTGACCGGATCACGCACGTTCACTTATATCCACTCCCGCAGCTATCAACAGTGATACTTGTCGCCGCCGACAGCGCCGACGCGCCGGTCCGGAACTCATGATTGTAGCGATTTACCGGTCGATCGGCCGCCCGGTAGGCCGATCGTCCGGTTACGCCCGAGAATAATCATTAACGGATGCGCTCGAAGCCGTCGGCTGCACGGACCCGGTTCGATCCCTCGGGTTCGAACCGGGTCGTCCGCCCGACGTCACCGCCGACGCGGTCCTGGAGGCTCGTCGGGTCGCCGCCGGCGTCGCCGATCCGGTCGAGCGTGCTCTCGATCCCCGAATCGACGTGCTTAGCGGCGGAGGCGGTCGGCGGGGCACGCGCGTAGCTGTACCAGTGGAGTTCGTCGCGCACTTAACCGCTCGCCAGCGGTTCTCATTGCTGAGAATGGGTCTACTCGACACGACGCCCTCACTATGTGGGATGTTGTCGACGAACAACACGAGGTCGTTCCGTACTTTCGGCGGCACGTTTTCGGTGTGTTCCTCACGTCGTCGCTGGTGCTGTTCGAATTCTATCGCCCTGCCGAACGGTGAGACAACAGTCACCACGTGGGTTATTGCTGAACACTGCTGAAATAGGAACGGTGTAGGATGGGGGATGGGCGGCACAGAGCCGACTCGAGACGACGACTCTCGTCACTCGTGGATGGTCAGGCTGTACAGAATGAACGCGAACCCGGAGGCGGTCAGCCCGTTGTTCACCAGCAGTAACGACCGAACGCTCTCGAAATCGGTGACAAAGGCGCTTATCGTGGTCGCGATCGCGGCGCCGACGACCAGCGTGAAGCCGATCGAGAGGTGGACCATCGACTGTCGGTGTGTCTCGGCGTACGCCCGAAGGGCGAGCCAGACCATGGCCAGACCCGCCGCGACGAGTGCCGCCGTGGTGGCCAGATACAGGCCTTCCACGAGTTGCATATCTACCCGTCCCGACAGCACCCCAATAAAGCTCAGGTTCTATCTATCACCTCCGATAACGAGCGAACGGTTCGATTTCGATCTGTAATGAGTCGTTAATCGTGCGTTTAATCAGCAATAAACCAGGGTATTTATGACGTGATTATACGCTTTTGGCTCTGCTTAAAAAGGCTAACGTTCGAATTTCGGGGCCTAGAACCGGACTTTCTCTCCTGAAAACAGTATTGTAGAGTCAACACACATTTAAGCACGGACAGCGAAACGGAGATACATGTCACTGCTGACCGACGAGAACAAGCGGCAGATCGGCGAACTCCTGGAACGGATGGACGAGCCGGTGACGATCCACACGTTCACCGACGACTGCGAAACCTGCGAGGAGTGTCTCGAGTTCAACCGAGAGATGGCCGAAACGTCCGAGCTGCTCTCGGTCGAGGAACACGAGTTCGACGGCGAGGCCGCCGAGGAGTACGGCGCCACCAAGTACGACCACGGTCCGGTGCAGGTGCTCGAGGGCGGCGACGTCTCCGGGGTGAACTACTTCGGGCTCCCGACGGGCCAGGAGATCAACTCTTACATCACTGACATCGTGGAGCTGTCCACCGGCGATCCCGATCTCTCTGTGGACCTGATCGAGGCGGTCCAGGAGATCGACGAGCCGGTCGAGATTACCGTCTTCGTCACGCCCACGTGCCCGCACTGCCCGGGCGCGGTCCAGACGGCCCACCGGTTTGCGATGGTCAACGAGCACGTCACCGGCGAGATGATCCAGTCCCAGGAGTTCATGGAGGTCGCTCAGGAGTACGGTGTCCGGGGCGTCCCCCAGATCAACGTCAACGGGTCCGACGGCGAGTTCACGGGGAACCTCCCGCCCCAGCAGTTCCTCTCGGAAGTCAAAAACGCGCTGTAGGTCCACACACGGGGCTTTCGGTCTTTTTCAGTGCTCTCGGCCCCTTCCCGCGCTGGAGTGCGAGGGTTTCGCCTTCCATCTCCGTAACTCTCTCCATCTTGTTTATAACGGTCGAGACGGGCTTTTGCCTCCTCGGTCACGCGGATCGAGGTGTCACCCATGCGTGAATACGCATACGCAGACAATAAGCCGGGTCACTGGGTCACCGCCCTTCGCGCAGCCGCGTTCCGATCCGCTTCGGGAGCCCCGCTTCCTCGACGGCGTCGACGACGGTCTCGACATCGTACTCGACGCGGTGCTCCGCCACGGTCGGCACCTCCCCCGGCGTCCCCGTGTCCGTCGGATCCTCGGGATCACCGAGTTCCAGCACGGCGTACGCCGCCCGGGGGTCGCCGTCGCGGGGCTGGCCGACGCTGCCGGGGTTCATCACCACACCCTCCTCGAAGACACGGTGGCCTTGCACGTGGGTGTGGCCGAGCACGAGCACGTCGGGATCACGTCCCGTCCCGTCTTCTGCGCCGTTCCCCTCGAGCATTTGCGCCGAGAACTCGTCTGGGTAGGTGTAGCGATCCGGATCGTCCGGGTGGCCGTGGACAATCTGCACCCGGCCGTCGAACTCGGTCCGGTGGGTCGGCAACGCCCCGAGCCACTCCCGGTCGTCGTCATCGAGCACCTCGCGGGCGTACTTTACGCCCGCCGTCGCCATCGAGTTGAAGCCGAATCCCCCGCCGCGGGCGACCTCGCGGTCGTGGTTGCCGAGCACCGTCGGCACCTCTAGTTCGCGGACCCGATTCAGGCACTCCGCAGGCCAGGGGTTGTAGCCAACGATGTCGCCCGCGCAGGCGACCGCGTGCACGTCGGGCATATCCGAGAGCACAGATTCGAGGGCCGGCAGGTTGCCGTGGATGTCGGAGAGCACGCCGAGTCGCATGTCCTAGGGTACGGGTGGCTGGCGGAAAAAACCGGACGGAGGTGCCCGTGTCTCACAGGACGACCGTTTCTATCTCGTCGAGGCCCTCGAAATCCGGATCGCCGGAATAGAGCACGCTGCAGTCGTCGTGAACGACCGCGGTTGCAAGATGTATCACGTCCGCGTACGACAACTCCCGTTCTCCCGGTTCATAGTATTTGAAGCGAAGTTCTGCTGCGTACGTTGCGATCTCGTCGATGAGCGGCATACTCTCGATATATTCGAAATCTCGAATCGCGTGGATCGCTTCTTCGGCAATCTCTGCGTCCTCGACGATGCGGACCCGGTACGAGACCTCCGTGAGAACAGTCGGTGCAATGAGTCCCCCCTCCGCTGGACTGTTTGCGCGTTCGATGACCCCCTCGGCTCTGTTTGCTCTGTCTCCACTGAAGATGTATTCGAGCCACACCCACGAATCGAGGAAGATCACGTGTCGTCGGCCTCGAGATGCGAACTCCACTCGTCTTTCGATTCCCGCCGCATTTTCTCGATATCGACTTCGTGGGCAGCCAGGCGCTCCTTGACGTCGCGAAGCCGCTGGAGTGGGGGTTCTTTCGGTCGAACCCGAATCGTCCCGTCCTCATCGAGAACGAATTCCACTTTCGTCCCGGCACTGAGTCCGAGCTCGTCGCGAATGCGTTTCGGGATCGTCACCTGCCCTTTGCTCGTCACCGTTCCTTCCGCTGAAAGAGACATTCCTTACTATAGATGTCTGCTCCTTACTATTAGTATTTCGTATTACGACGACTGCCGAACGCGATCGATCCGGCGACTGTTAGGTGCCGTTCTCGATTGCGGTTTTGATAGTCACGCCCCCAGGCGTCGCCCCCTCGCCGTCCCCATCTGTCGCATCGACCGTCACCCCGGCGGCACACACGGCGTGCTCGAAATCGGACTCGTACAGTTCGCGTGCGACGCCGTCGGCCGTCGTCGACGCCAGCTTCCACGGTTCGGGGTCGTCGCGCTCGTAGGTGGCCACAAGCGTCGGCTCGGCCACCTCGCGGACGACCAGCGCGTCGCGCCGCACGGTCCCGACATGGGCGGTCTCGGCGCCGACGACGCCGGCGATCCGAGGGGTATCGTAGTCGTCTTTCTCGAAGTCCAGCGCGAGCAATGAACTCGCGAGCGCGTCGCGGGCAGGGTACCCCAGCGAGAGCTTCTCGGTAATCGGGTCGACATGTGAGCCGTTGCCGACGACTGCCAGTTCGGTTCCAGCCGTTCGGTCGGTCGCATCACCCGGGGTCACCGACCGGACGCAGTTGTAGGCGATATAGGGGTTGTCCGTTTCGGGAGCGTCGGGGGTCGGCGAGATCGTAAGCGTGCCGTCGCGCTCAATGACCTGGCGGTTCGGGAACGACCGCGAGGATACCCGATACCCGCCGATTCCGGGGCCAACAACGAGGAACCGTCCGACATACATACCCGTGTCTGGCGGGGGTTTGGGGTTATAGCTACCGGTCGCTTCCCTGCAGTCTCTCGATAGTACCGGCTTGAGTGCGCCCATATTCTCGTGATTTCCTTCCTTCGGTGAGGTAAGCGCTTTTTGACTCATCTCTCGGTAGATCAAGGCCAGATACTCCTTCTTCTCTTACGTTTGTCATTTCCCGCATATTCCATTCCATACAGATCTAATAAAGGGAACTTTTGAAAGGGCACATTTAAAGAACACCATATTTCAGGAATACAAGTTCAAATGTGTAGTCTTCAAAAATGTATTGTATGGCAAACGACCCTGCGACAGATCCAGACGAAATCCTCGACGACTCAGATGCCGAGGAGATCGAACAGGAACTCGACGGAAAGCTCACGCTTCCGAACGAAGTATCCAAAACCCATCGACGCCGCGTCCTCGCGGCACTCGGCGGTGCGGCGATCGCCGGGTTTGCGGGCTGTGTAGGCGAAGAGGATCCGGAACCCGAAGAGACGCCGACGCCGGAGCCGACGCCGACGCCGGACGAGGAGACGCCGACACCGACTCCTGAAGAGGAACCCGTATTTGAGCGGCCGGACTACACCCAAATCGACCACATGGCGGTCGACTGGGCTCCGAAGGACTGGGTAAAGGACCTTGACGTACAGGTCGCGTACAACGACGACGAGATCCGGTTCCGCTTCGAGTGGGACTGGGACGTCAAGAACGGCTGGTTCCACGACGTGTTCGTCTATGAGGACGGCGAGTGGGTCCGCTACGGCGAACCCAATCCGGGCGCACCCGATCCCGACTACGGATTCGGTGACAACTTCTCGGGGTTCACCGAGGACCGACTCTCGTTCCTCGTCGACGACGGCAGCGTGAAAGGGTTCGAACAGTTCGGCGGCTGGCTCACGGTCCACGAGGGGACCCGAACGCTTCCCGGCGCCGTGGAGGGTGACGAAGTCGAAGACCATCCCCACCACGGCGACGTGCTGGGCAACGACGACGTCCGCAAGTACATCCCACAGTCCCGTGAGGGCGAGTGGTGGGAGAACGACTGGGACGCCGTCAAGGACCAGGAGGAACTCGACGAGATGCTGGAGAACGGAGAGTTCCTCGACATGCCGATGATGCGAGCCCACCGTGGTGCCCCCGGCGGATACGGAACGGTTCATTGCATCCTCGATCACCGTCACGGCGCAATGGACGAACCATCCACCCGGATACGGAACAGCCAGGGCATCACCGACGACGGTCATCCGGAGTACATGTTCGATCCAGACGTCGTGGAGGGTGGAACGCTCGACCTGCAGGAGATCTATGACGGCGAGGTGCTGCAGACCGACACTCACGCATTGATCCAGGGCGAGAACATGGTCGAGTTCGATCCGGACGAGGCGGACGTCTCCGAGGGTGCGGTCATTCCACGGCGGTACAACCGCCCTGACGAAGTCGAGGGTCCGGGCGCGCTGTGGCGCGTCGACGCGACCTGGGAGAACGACACCTGGACCGTCGAAATGTGGCGCCCGCTGGAATCCGGCTACGCAGGCGAGCAGGACTTCGAACCGGGTGAAGTGTACGACTGGTCGCCAGCCGTCCACGGTGGGGGCGCACAGCGCTGGCACTGGGTCGGCTACCCGTACAAGCTCGGGCTCGGCGTCGATCCCGACCACCCACACACGGAAGAAGCAGAAATCGTCGCCGAAGAATTCGACGGTGACGAACCCGACTGGGGTGCCGTCGACACGTACACCGTCCCCCTGATGTACCCCGGTCAGACCGACTGGACGTGGCTCACTAGCGGGGAGCACCCCCGCGTCGACGAGGTGCGCAACGCCGACATCGCCATCTGGGAGTACCACAGCTTTGCCGCTGAGGATCCCGAGGACTTTGCCGCACGGATGATCGAC
The Halalkaliarchaeum desulfuricum DNA segment above includes these coding regions:
- a CDS encoding type II toxin-antitoxin system VapC family toxin; the encoded protein is MIFLDSWVWLEYIFSGDRANRAEGVIERANSPAEGGLIAPTVLTEVSYRVRIVEDAEIAEEAIHAIRDFEYIESMPLIDEIATYAAELRFKYYEPGERELSYADVIHLATAVVHDDCSVLYSGDPDFEGLDEIETVVL
- a CDS encoding DUF4349 domain-containing protein, whose product is MQRRTLAVVALAVLLLGAGCVGSAPLSDDADSAAVEEAADAEEAAEVAADDTAEDAAVEVEGETFATTASTDSATAPQPAPDRDLIFTGSVELEVDSYETADGEIRAIVADHDGFVSDSARQVHERDNETWTTGELVVRVPSDSFDEAVEEISDVGEVQSVATDSEDVTDQLVDIEARLENLRAERDQYRKLYEEANETEDVLAVQERLSATQEEIERLEARQRALEQQVAYATITVSLAEPTPEPERPDPDAWYDTAVTEAFLESVSGVTTVLRASVVATAYAAPYALTFGAPFVVALGGVLVWRSRR
- a CDS encoding IMP cyclohydrolase, which produces MYVGRFLVVGPGIGGYRVSSRSFPNRQVIERDGTLTISPTPDAPETDNPYIAYNCVRSVTPGDATDRTAGTELAVVGNGSHVDPITEKLSLGYPARDALASSLLALDFEKDDYDTPRIAGVVGAETAHVGTVRRDALVVREVAEPTLVATYERDDPEPWKLASTTADGVARELYESDFEHAVCAAGVTVDATDGDGEGATPGGVTIKTAIENGT
- a CDS encoding amidohydrolase family protein; this encodes MLELEHGFRIVDVGVRLDPDQEAVTRRGRDITPERLERELHQAGVVRAIVAPGPRESGGYLRLNNAVARLSVDRPFMAFARLGGPRVPDSSTLGRVRNLAVKREPYHADPEDVEQYAYDDRFHGFLLDPAQDGLPESDVLEMLAEVGSPVLVRGGVRFPPHAVEEFVLDYEFPVVLSGFGGFPLNRELMGAAIELLSAHDELYLDTRFVRFRDPMERALREHPDRVLFASGAPDSHPDVAVMEILTLDVPEDAMRRAFSKNPGRVISGLAGSE
- a CDS encoding DUF7521 family protein gives rise to the protein MQLVEGLYLATTAALVAAGLAMVWLALRAYAETHRQSMVHLSIGFTLVVGAAIATTISAFVTDFESVRSLLLVNNGLTASGFAFILYSLTIHE
- a CDS encoding AbrB/MazE/SpoVT family DNA-binding domain-containing protein, producing MSLSAEGTVTSKGQVTIPKRIRDELGLSAGTKVEFVLDEDGTIRVRPKEPPLQRLRDVKERLAAHEVDIEKMRRESKDEWSSHLEADDT
- a CDS encoding metallophosphoesterase family protein; amino-acid sequence: MRLGVLSDIHGNLPALESVLSDMPDVHAVACAGDIVGYNPWPAECLNRVRELEVPTVLGNHDREVARGGGFGFNSMATAGVKYAREVLDDDDREWLGALPTHRTEFDGRVQIVHGHPDDPDRYTYPDEFSAQMLEGNGAEDGTGRDPDVLVLGHTHVQGHRVFEEGVVMNPGSVGQPRDGDPRAAYAVLELGDPEDPTDTGTPGEVPTVAEHRVEYDVETVVDAVEEAGLPKRIGTRLREGR
- a CDS encoding ABC transporter permease, translating into MSFERRTRVWRGIRVPELLVPALLGGLILVYFLLPFVTFLYRTGTADVLSGLATPEAQLAIRNSLLTAPVTTAIATVLGVPLAYVLARKSFPGKRLVEALVIMPLIVPPVVGGAMILTAVGRFTPLGSAAAAAGIPLTDSLAGVILAQLFVAAPFVIITARAGFGAIDVRVEQASRSLGYGPVSTFWNVSLPLARGAILAGIILTFARAIGEFGATMMVAYNPRTMPTRIWVEFIAGGIDAIVPLALALFAITLGVLALVQRFGRVPTVIDR
- the pdo gene encoding protein disulfide oxidoreductase encodes the protein MSLLTDENKRQIGELLERMDEPVTIHTFTDDCETCEECLEFNREMAETSELLSVEEHEFDGEAAEEYGATKYDHGPVQVLEGGDVSGVNYFGLPTGQEINSYITDIVELSTGDPDLSVDLIEAVQEIDEPVEITVFVTPTCPHCPGAVQTAHRFAMVNEHVTGEMIQSQEFMEVAQEYGVRGVPQINVNGSDGEFTGNLPPQQFLSEVKNAL
- a CDS encoding FlaD/FlaE family flagellar protein gives rise to the protein MGIETPVVPATTVAWLAATLGLVGVSILDRLLNNGGGDGDPLDGDFDDAGDEDDDPLDGDFDDAGDGDDDPLDGDFDDAGDDEEGTDTDELEKRLDELENEVATLSSTVTTVRSENAEISETVEDIEEDVQNLLDTHEMVAERTNPFVDGERYDGEGLGDEADATDTVTTETDMNDEDKSFSELKEEYDAGEADWADDARERDEVSVEPIPNEMEEKSDPTSETEPEPDPEQDPNSVSAGQGFDPETGRDPAAAGRRNRRQGEEGYEYVNTGGMANQEKPYLTSLPGDYVGDLVVMEWLEFLVSNADVTDAVRAVNYYERVKWITPEVAEDLREFLSGFGRVDLNLVDQPGTDVLTREHHTQSLRYIMQLNGATAHSVLLDRWDEFGSGAAFGGPATGSESSASGGARSGNGSGQSEPHAGSRGDEN
- a CDS encoding extracellular solute-binding protein, which translates into the protein MERHEGADPSGNRSRLSAAAGPGGTGNGPGRRRFLRGLGGGIAAVGAGLPALAGCLGAAAESVSVLAAGSLAHTFEDHVGPAFEERTGIALHGEYYGSNAVMRMVEDRTKHPDVVVSADATLLRDRLYDGFVDWDVEFATNVLGIGYNPNTDLGTGLERGEPWYDLVRGLPEGDLTIGEPDLDPLGYRAVQAFELAETEYGLDGFREEMLEQTYREPEEPQMMAGVSTGARAGAVVYGNMAVDHGMPFHEFPPAYNFAEPELADHYATAVFVTDEEGYEAVGRPILYNAAVPDDADTPDAGRQLVAFLMDRPDLLIDAGLRVPDSLPRAFGAPPGEVEP
- a CDS encoding DUF5788 family protein, which translates into the protein MKEYKRKGLLERVNREAATVGASIPETIELDGEQIQLRSFVFEIKRRETIPPGERERVETAKRNLRRERRRRFDRLESEEMSYAEGEQLAETIVGIDRALEALEGLEPVDLEAEEQRREAADRKRWMSFLRQALGHDDDANRRF